Proteins from a genomic interval of Aureimonas sp. AU20:
- a CDS encoding DUF1289 domain-containing protein — protein MPTLSPPATSPCIKVCVIEPASGWCLGCGRTIEEIMAWGSLNEGDRLTVMAGLPERMSALAAGQEAS, from the coding sequence ATGCCGACCCTTTCCCCACCCGCCACCTCGCCCTGCATCAAGGTCTGCGTCATCGAGCCCGCCAGCGGCTGGTGCCTGGGCTGCGGCCGTACGATCGAGGAAATCATGGCCTGGGGCTCGCTGAACGAGGGGGACAGGCTCACGGTCATGGCCGGGCTGCCGGAGCGGATGAGCGCGCTCGCGGCAGGGCAGGAGGCGAGCTGA
- a CDS encoding uracil-DNA glycosylase family protein has protein sequence MVTSLKERHPAHEKAPAVARPDAQGGEIASLDRRIRACRICRDMPLGAPLEREPNPVFTLSNTARICIAGQAPGNLADRSGRPFTDPSGVRLRAWMGVGEAVFYDAARINIVPMGFCFPGTDPKGGDRPPRPECRQRWHGEVFAAMPRLELILAVGRAAQLWHLGKAGLAGRSVAEVLDLWRAGAGEVREGPTILPLPHPSWRNSGWISRNPWFEETILPELRRRIARLL, from the coding sequence CTGGTGACAAGCCTCAAGGAACGACATCCCGCGCACGAAAAGGCGCCCGCTGTGGCCCGGCCGGACGCACAGGGCGGGGAGATCGCCTCGCTCGATCGGCGCATTCGCGCCTGCCGCATCTGCCGAGATATGCCGCTCGGCGCGCCGCTGGAGCGCGAGCCCAATCCCGTGTTCACTCTGTCGAACACCGCGCGCATCTGTATCGCGGGACAAGCGCCCGGCAATCTCGCCGATCGCTCCGGCCGGCCTTTCACAGATCCGTCCGGCGTCCGCCTGCGGGCCTGGATGGGCGTCGGCGAGGCCGTGTTCTACGACGCGGCGCGCATAAACATCGTGCCGATGGGCTTCTGCTTCCCCGGAACCGACCCGAAGGGCGGCGACCGCCCGCCCCGCCCGGAATGCCGCCAGCGCTGGCATGGGGAGGTGTTCGCCGCCATGCCGCGGCTCGAGCTGATCCTGGCGGTCGGCCGCGCCGCTCAGCTCTGGCACCTGGGGAAAGCGGGGTTGGCCGGGCGCAGCGTTGCGGAGGTGCTGGACCTCTGGCGGGCGGGTGCGGGCGAGGTGCGCGAGGGGCCGACGATTCTGCCGCTTCCCCATCCCTCCTGGCGCAACAGCGGATGGATTTCGCGCAATCCCTGGTTCGAGGAGACGATTTTGCCTGAACTTCGGCGGAGGATCGCGCGCCTGCTCTGA
- a CDS encoding acyl carrier protein — protein MTSTFDRVADIIAETSEIDRDSITPESHTIDDLGIDSLDFLDIVFAIDKEFGIKIPLEKWTQRVNEGEANTEEYFVMKNLCAKIDELRAAKGA, from the coding sequence TTGACTTCAACGTTCGACCGGGTTGCCGACATCATCGCCGAAACGAGCGAGATCGATCGGGACAGCATCACGCCGGAAAGCCACACGATCGACGATCTCGGCATCGACTCGCTCGACTTCCTCGACATCGTCTTCGCGATCGACAAGGAATTCGGCATCAAGATCCCGCTTGAGAAGTGGACCCAGCGTGTCAACGAGGGCGAGGCCAACACGGAAGAATATTTCGTGATGAAGAACCTCTGCGCCAAGATCGACGAGTTGCGCGCCGCCAAGGGCGCTTGA
- the dusA gene encoding tRNA dihydrouridine(20/20a) synthase DusA, protein MSAPPRPSHYSQGPLFAVAPMIDWTDRRCRFFHRLLAPDALLYTEMIVADAVLHGDRERLLGFDAAEHPLALQLGGSDPAKLAEAARIAEGFGYDEINLNVGCPSDRVQSGAFGACLMLQPALVGECLAAMRDAVSIPVTVKCRIGVDEQDPEAALDALADAAAEAGVSAIWVHARKAWLQGLSPKENRDIPPLDYGRVHRLKARMPGMFIGLNGGLTSVRMAAEQLSGLDGVMMGRGAYGNPSDLAEVGPLIHGRPAQPVDYPALLSRMADYAAAHMARGGRLAQVTRHMVGLFQGQPGARRWRQILSERAVRPDATPDLILEAFSHVELAPPTAENAA, encoded by the coding sequence ATGTCCGCCCCCCCACGCCCCTCTCATTACTCGCAAGGCCCGCTCTTCGCCGTCGCGCCGATGATCGATTGGACGGACAGACGGTGTCGCTTCTTCCACCGGCTGCTCGCGCCGGACGCGCTGCTTTATACCGAGATGATCGTGGCGGACGCCGTCCTGCATGGTGATCGCGAACGGCTGCTAGGCTTCGACGCGGCGGAGCATCCGCTGGCGCTGCAACTCGGCGGCTCAGATCCCGCCAAGCTCGCCGAGGCGGCGCGCATTGCGGAAGGGTTCGGCTACGACGAGATCAATCTCAATGTCGGCTGCCCGTCGGACCGGGTCCAGTCCGGCGCGTTCGGCGCCTGCCTCATGCTGCAGCCGGCGCTGGTGGGCGAATGTCTCGCAGCGATGCGCGACGCCGTGTCGATCCCCGTGACGGTAAAGTGCCGCATCGGGGTGGACGAGCAGGACCCCGAAGCCGCGCTCGACGCGCTGGCCGATGCGGCCGCCGAGGCCGGCGTCTCGGCCATCTGGGTCCACGCCCGCAAGGCTTGGCTCCAGGGCCTCAGCCCCAAGGAAAACCGTGACATTCCGCCGCTCGACTACGGCCGCGTTCATCGTCTGAAGGCGCGCATGCCGGGTATGTTCATCGGCTTGAACGGTGGCCTGACCAGCGTGCGCATGGCGGCGGAGCAGCTTTCGGGTCTCGACGGCGTGATGATGGGACGAGGCGCCTATGGCAATCCGTCGGATCTCGCCGAGGTTGGGCCGCTGATCCATGGCCGTCCGGCGCAGCCCGTCGACTATCCCGCGCTTCTGAGTCGGATGGCGGACTACGCGGCGGCGCATATGGCGCGGGGCGGGCGTCTCGCCCAAGTCACGCGGCACATGGTCGGTCTGTTCCAGGGCCAGCCCGGCGCCCGGCGCTGGCGGCAGATCCTATCGGAGCGAGCCGTGCGGCCGGACGCCACGCCGGACCTGATCCTGGAGGCGTTCTCGCATGTCGAACTCGCCCCGCCCACTGCCGAGAACGCGGCCTGA
- a CDS encoding sensor histidine kinase, whose protein sequence is MSIAAPPSLNEKLPRRGQVPRRGDVAETVRSARDRLLSPAGLPPRIELALLRQHVSQLFLGLPVVATIVATLAIAIGLRETLFAWSWIAANIAGCGLLVLAVLRFETSNRPIFQALAWKRLFLVVHFLAGLPWALLWLWPLCESCGLVDTQALRFAASMGAVATIAIIGAALGGVVVAMFLPLIGALLYRLATGTNVLDQAMHGLLIGAVPFFALVADRLRKGAVERLRHQAEKDQLVSEIETARIQSDEARQRAEHANLAKSQFLATMSHELRTPLNAILGFSEVITNEILGPVGNATYKDYVHDIHNSGQHLLDLINEILDLSRVEAGRYTLNEEPLLLADTAREGIGYVQMKADTKRISIVSEFEPNLPQLWGDQRSLRQVVLNLLSNAVKFTPEGGRVVCRVGWTAGGGQYVSVSDNGPGIPEDELPTVLSSFGQGSSAIKSAEQGTGLGLPIVQALMALHNGRLDLNSKLGHGTEAIAIFPHSRVLEVMPALQDFV, encoded by the coding sequence ATGTCCATTGCGGCCCCTCCTTCCCTGAACGAGAAGCTGCCCCGGCGCGGGCAGGTGCCGCGGCGTGGAGATGTCGCGGAGACCGTGCGCTCGGCGCGCGACCGGCTTCTGTCGCCCGCTGGCCTGCCGCCGCGCATCGAACTGGCGCTTCTGCGCCAGCATGTGTCGCAGCTTTTTCTCGGCCTGCCCGTGGTCGCGACGATCGTCGCGACGTTGGCCATCGCCATCGGGCTGCGCGAGACCCTGTTCGCCTGGAGCTGGATCGCCGCCAACATCGCCGGCTGTGGCCTCCTGGTTCTGGCCGTGCTCCGCTTCGAAACCTCGAACCGGCCGATCTTTCAGGCGCTGGCCTGGAAGCGTCTGTTTCTGGTCGTGCATTTCCTGGCGGGACTGCCATGGGCGCTGCTCTGGCTCTGGCCTTTGTGCGAATCGTGCGGCCTCGTCGATACGCAGGCCCTGCGCTTTGCCGCCTCCATGGGCGCGGTGGCGACGATCGCGATCATCGGCGCAGCGCTAGGCGGTGTCGTGGTCGCCATGTTCCTGCCCCTGATCGGCGCCCTTCTCTACCGGCTGGCGACGGGCACGAACGTTCTGGATCAGGCGATGCACGGGCTGCTGATCGGCGCCGTGCCGTTTTTCGCCCTGGTCGCCGACCGGCTGCGCAAGGGCGCGGTGGAGCGGCTGCGCCATCAGGCCGAGAAGGACCAGCTCGTGTCCGAGATCGAGACCGCGCGCATCCAGTCCGACGAGGCGCGCCAGCGGGCCGAGCATGCCAATCTCGCCAAGTCGCAGTTCCTGGCGACTATGAGCCACGAGTTGCGCACGCCGCTCAACGCCATTCTGGGCTTTTCCGAGGTCATCACCAACGAGATTCTCGGCCCCGTCGGCAATGCGACCTATAAGGACTATGTCCACGACATTCACAATTCGGGCCAGCATCTCCTGGATCTCATCAACGAGATCCTGGACCTGTCGCGCGTCGAGGCCGGCCGTTACACGCTGAACGAAGAGCCGCTGCTTCTGGCCGACACGGCGCGCGAGGGCATCGGCTATGTCCAGATGAAGGCCGACACCAAGCGCATCTCGATCGTCTCCGAGTTCGAGCCCAACCTGCCGCAGCTCTGGGGCGACCAGCGCTCGCTGCGACAGGTGGTGCTGAACCTCCTGTCCAACGCGGTGAAGTTCACGCCCGAGGGCGGCCGCGTCGTCTGCCGCGTGGGCTGGACGGCGGGCGGCGGGCAATATGTCTCGGTCAGCGACAACGGGCCCGGCATCCCCGAAGACGAGCTTCCGACCGTCCTCTCCTCCTTCGGGCAGGGATCGAGCGCGATCAAATCCGCCGAACAGGGAACGGGCCTCGGCCTGCCCATCGTCCAGGCGCTGATGGCCCTGCACAATGGCCGGCTGGACCTTAATTCCAAGCTCGGCCACGGCACGGAGGCCATAGCCATCTTCCCGCATTCGCGGGTGCTCGAAGTCATGCCGGCGCTGCAGGATTTCGTCTGA
- a CDS encoding retropepsin-like aspartic protease family protein, whose protein sequence is MRFLAILVALFAGIVLHWAYGAGEPVIPGLDSDRTASLLYLGLWSMLLGSSVFVLFRHRWGEAFRALVIWGFAFLVLIGAYAYRDEFAAVRNRLMAELWPGYAVSAGTGGEVMAVRADDRHFHVDAIVNGRPVSFLVDTGASVVAIDPAVARRIGIDTDRIAYTSRIQTANGVARAAEVTLESVRIGSIERRNVRAVVSEGSTIGSSLLGMSFLGTLGSFEFRGDRLILRD, encoded by the coding sequence ATGCGCTTTCTCGCCATCCTGGTCGCCCTCTTCGCGGGCATCGTCCTTCACTGGGCCTATGGCGCGGGCGAGCCGGTGATCCCGGGGCTCGACAGCGACCGCACGGCTTCCCTCCTTTATCTCGGCCTGTGGTCGATGCTCCTCGGCAGCAGCGTCTTCGTGCTGTTTCGCCATCGCTGGGGTGAGGCGTTTCGTGCGCTCGTCATCTGGGGCTTCGCCTTTCTCGTGCTGATCGGCGCCTATGCCTATCGCGACGAGTTCGCAGCGGTGCGCAACCGCCTCATGGCCGAGCTCTGGCCGGGCTATGCCGTCAGCGCCGGCACGGGCGGCGAGGTCATGGCCGTACGCGCCGACGACCGGCATTTCCATGTCGACGCCATCGTCAACGGGCGTCCCGTCTCGTTTCTGGTGGACACCGGCGCCAGCGTCGTGGCGATCGACCCGGCGGTGGCGCGCCGGATCGGTATCGACACCGACCGCATCGCCTATACCAGCCGCATCCAGACCGCCAACGGCGTCGCCCGTGCGGCGGAGGTGACGCTCGAGAGCGTGCGCATCGGCTCGATCGAGCGCCGCAACGTGCGCGCCGTGGTGTCGGAAGGCTCGACTATCGGAAGCAGCCTTCTCGGCATGAGCTTTCTCGGCACGCTCGGCTCCTTCGAGTTTCGCGGCGACCGGCTCATCCTTCGCGATTGA